One Verrucomicrobiia bacterium DNA window includes the following coding sequences:
- the pstB gene encoding phosphate ABC transporter ATP-binding protein PstB, which translates to MPPRPAPPHRGETPAPNPAIPAITTRNLSVFFGKNQVLRQVSLDVPARAVTAIIGPSGCGKSTFLRSLNRMHELVPTARLEGEIRLFGQDIYGREVEPVIVRRRVGMVFQKSNPFPTMSIADNVTVGLRLNGVRNGAILTQRTEHALRMAALWDEVKDRLGAPAVSLSGGQQQRLCIARALAVQPEVVLMDEPASALDPLATSKIEDLILELKKDYTIIIVTHNMQQAARISDFTAFFYLGELIEYGSTPKIFTNPGKKQTEDYVTGRFG; encoded by the coding sequence ATGCCTCCCCGGCCAGCGCCCCCTCACCGCGGGGAAACCCCTGCGCCCAATCCTGCTATCCCGGCCATTACTACGCGCAATCTCTCCGTATTCTTTGGAAAGAACCAGGTCCTCCGGCAGGTCTCTCTGGATGTTCCCGCGCGCGCCGTCACCGCCATCATCGGGCCGAGTGGTTGCGGCAAATCGACTTTCCTGCGCTCGCTCAACCGCATGCATGAATTGGTCCCCACCGCCCGGTTGGAGGGTGAAATCCGGCTCTTTGGCCAGGACATCTATGGCCGCGAAGTCGAGCCGGTGATTGTCCGGCGCCGTGTGGGCATGGTCTTTCAGAAATCCAATCCCTTCCCCACGATGTCCATCGCCGACAATGTAACGGTTGGGCTGCGCCTCAATGGCGTGCGCAATGGGGCCATCCTGACCCAGCGCACGGAGCACGCTTTGCGGATGGCCGCCTTATGGGACGAGGTTAAGGACCGGCTCGGGGCTCCTGCGGTGAGCCTTTCGGGCGGCCAACAGCAGCGCTTGTGCATTGCCCGGGCCTTGGCGGTCCAACCCGAGGTGGTGCTCATGGATGAACCGGCTTCAGCCCTCGACCCGCTGGCGACTTCAAAAATTGAGGACTTGATTCTTGAGCTCAAAAAGGATTACACGATTATTATCGTTACGCATAACATGCAGCAGGCGGCCCGGATTTCCGATTTCACGGCGTTCTTTTATTTGGGGGAACTGATCGAATACGGGAGCACGCCGAAAATCTTCACCAACCCGGGGAAAAAACAGACCGAGGATTACGTCACCGGGCGCTTCGGCTAA